Proteins encoded by one window of Pan troglodytes isolate AG18354 chromosome 16, NHGRI_mPanTro3-v2.0_pri, whole genome shotgun sequence:
- the LOC746512 gene encoding neurofibromin, producing the protein MKNLLDNHTEGSSEHLEQASIETMMLNLVRYVCVLGNMVHAIQIKTKLCQLVEVTMARRDDLSFCREMKFRNKMVEYLTDWVMGTSNQAADNDVKCLTRHQVHEKEEIKALKTLSIFYQAGASKAGNPIFYYAAWGKKYYVWCLLPTEFFK; encoded by the exons ATGAAGAACTTGCTAGATAATCATACTGAAGGCAGCTCTGAACATCTAGAGCAAGCTAGCATTGAAACAATGATGTTAAATCTGGTCAG GTACGTTTGTGTGCTTGGGAATATGGTCCATGCAATTCAAATAAAAACGAAACTGTGTCAGTTGGTTGAAGTAACGATGGCAAGGAGAGATGACCTCTCATTTTGCCGAGAGATGAAATTTAG GAATAAGATGGTAGAATACCTGACAGACTGGGTTATGGGAACATCAAACCAAGCAGCAGATAATGATGTAAAATGTCTTACAAG gcATCAGGTACATGAAAAAGAAGAGATCAAGGCTTTGAAAACATTAAGTATTTTCTACCAAGCTGGGGCTTCCAAAGCTGGGAATCCTATTTTTTATTATGCTGCATGGGGTAAGAAATACTATGTTTGGTGTCTCCTcccaacagaattttttaaatga
- the LOC107966503 gene encoding olfactory receptor 11H12: MCPLTLQVTGLMNVSEPNSSFAFVNEFILQGFSCEWTIQIFLFSLFTTTYALTITGNGAIAFALWCDRRLHTPMYMFLGNFSFLEIWYVSSTVPKMLVNFLSEKKTISFAGCFLQFYFFFSLGTSECLLLTVMAFDQYLAICRPLRYPNIMTGHLCAKLVILCWVCGFLWFLIPIVLISQMPFCGPNIIDHVVCDPGPLFALDCVSAPRIQLFCYTLSSLVIFGNFLFITVSYTLVLKAVLGMPSSTGRHKAFSTCGSHLAVVSLCYGSLMVMYVSPGLGHSMGMQKIETLFYAMVTPLFNPLIYSLQNKEIKAALRKVLGSSNII; the protein is encoded by the coding sequence ATGTGTCCCTTGACCTTGCAGGTCACTGGCCTAATGAATGTCTCTGAGCCAAATTCCAGCTTTGCTTTTGTAAATGAATTTATACTCCAAGGTTTCTCTTGTGAGTGGACAATTCAGATCTTCCTCTTCTCACTCTTCACTACAACATATGCACTGACTATAACAGGGAATGGAGCCATTGCTTTTGCCCTGTGGTGTGACCGGCGACTTCACACTCCCATGTACATGTTCCTGGgaaatttctcctttttagaGATATGGTATGTCTCTTCTACAGTTCCCAAGATGTTGGTCAACTTCCTTTCAGAGAAAAAAACCATCTCCTTTGCTGGATGTTTtctccagttttatttcttcttctctttgggTACATCAGAATGCTTGCTTTTGACTGTGATGGCCTTTGATCAGTACCTTGCTATCTGCCGTCCCTTGCGCTATCCTAATATCATGACTGGGCATCTCTGTGCCAAACTGGTCATACTGTGCTGGGTTTGTGGATTTCTGTGGTTCCTGATCCCCATTGTTCTCATCTCTCAGATGCCCTTCTGTGGCCCAAACATTATTGACCATGTTGTGTGTGACCCAGGGCCACTATTTGCATTGGATTGTGTTTCTGCCCCAAGAATCCAACTGTTTTGCTACACTCTAagctcattagttatttttggtAACTTCCTCTTTATTACTGTATCCTATACTCTTGTCCTGAAAGCTGTGTTGGGTATGCCTTCAAGCACTGGGAGACATAAGGCCTTCTCTACCTGTGGGTCTCATTTGGCTGTGGTATCACTGTGCTATGGCTCTCTTATGGTCATGTATGTGAGCCCAGGACTCGGACATTCTATGGggatgcagaaaattgaaactttgTTCTATGCTATGGTGACCCCACTCTTCAATCCCCTTATCTATAGCCTCCAGAATAAGGAGATAAAGGCAGCCCTGAGGAAAGTTCTGGGGAGTTCCAACATAATCTAA